A region of Sphingobium baderi DNA encodes the following proteins:
- a CDS encoding DUF2442 domain-containing protein, producing the protein MVEISDAAIDAALECGREAVREEPRATAAHYDARTGRVIVDLTNGCTFAFPSRLGQGLEGATPEQIAAVEVSPSGYGLHWEDLDTDLSIPGLMAGLFGTRAHMARIAGRSRSPAKVAAARMNGAKGGRPRKQANI; encoded by the coding sequence ATGGTTGAGATCAGCGATGCCGCCATTGATGCGGCCCTGGAATGCGGCAGAGAAGCCGTGCGGGAAGAACCGCGCGCAACCGCCGCGCATTATGATGCCCGAACTGGCCGGGTGATCGTGGATCTCACCAACGGCTGCACTTTTGCCTTTCCCTCTCGGCTTGGACAAGGGCTGGAAGGCGCCACGCCGGAACAGATTGCCGCAGTTGAAGTCAGTCCTTCGGGCTATGGATTGCATTGGGAGGATCTTGATACGGATCTGTCCATTCCCGGCCTGATGGCGGGGCTGTTCGGCACCCGGGCGCATATGGCGCGGATCGCAGGACGGTCGCGCTCGCCTGCCAAGGTGGCTGCGGCGCGGATGAACGGAGCCAAGGGCGGCAGGCCCCGGAAGCAGGCCAACATATGA
- a CDS encoding DUF4160 domain-containing protein, which yields MDDHAPAHVHAVGAGEASADITGSAPRLIEVQGFTRAEVRRVMKIVEQQQAALLLRWKDIHG from the coding sequence GTGGATGACCATGCGCCTGCTCATGTTCATGCGGTTGGTGCCGGCGAAGCGAGCGCCGACATAACAGGCTCTGCGCCAAGGTTGATCGAGGTCCAGGGCTTCACGCGCGCCGAGGTCAGGCGGGTTATGAAGATCGTGGAGCAGCAGCAAGCGGCGCTGCTGTTGCGATGGAAGGATATACATGGTTGA
- the fabI gene encoding enoyl-ACP reductase FabI, with amino-acid sequence MNGLMAGKRGLIMGLANDKSLAWGISKALRAQGAELAFSYQGEALAKRVKPLAEELGSDFLIECDVSDMDKLDIAFDEIRARWGKLDFVVHAIGFSDKNELRGKYVDTSLENFLMTMNISAYSFVAVAKRARALMAEGGSLLTLSYYGAEKVIPHYNVMGVAKAALETSVKYLAMDLGPENIRVNAISAGPIKTLAASGIGDFRYIMKWNELNSPLRRNVTIEDVGGAGLYLLSDLASGVTGEVHHVDAGYNVIGMKAEDAPDIALDK; translated from the coding sequence ATGAACGGCTTGATGGCAGGAAAGCGTGGCCTCATCATGGGTCTTGCGAATGACAAGTCGCTGGCCTGGGGCATTTCGAAGGCCCTGCGCGCGCAGGGGGCGGAACTCGCTTTCTCCTATCAGGGCGAGGCGCTGGCGAAGCGGGTGAAGCCGCTGGCGGAGGAACTGGGATCGGATTTCCTGATCGAATGCGACGTGTCGGACATGGACAAGCTCGACATCGCCTTTGACGAGATCAGGGCGCGCTGGGGCAAACTCGACTTCGTGGTCCATGCCATCGGTTTTTCGGACAAGAACGAGCTGCGCGGCAAATATGTCGACACCAGCCTCGAAAACTTCCTGATGACGATGAACATTTCCGCCTACAGCTTCGTCGCGGTGGCGAAACGCGCCCGCGCCCTGATGGCGGAGGGCGGCAGCCTGCTGACGCTCAGCTATTATGGCGCGGAAAAGGTCATTCCCCATTATAATGTGATGGGCGTGGCCAAGGCGGCGCTGGAAACCAGCGTCAAATATCTGGCGATGGACTTGGGGCCTGAAAATATCCGCGTCAACGCCATCTCCGCTGGCCCCATCAAGACGCTGGCGGCGAGCGGTATCGGCGATTTCCGCTACATCATGAAGTGGAACGAGCTGAACAGCCCGCTCCGCCGCAACGTGACGATCGAGGATGTGGGCGGCGCGGGCCTCTACCTCCTCTCCGACCTCGCATCGGGCGTGACGGGCGAAGTCCACCATGTCGACGCGGGCTACAACGTCATCGGCATGAAAGCCGAAGACGCGCCCGACATCGCGCTGGACAAGTGA
- a CDS encoding YihY/virulence factor BrkB family protein, translated as MPQPSPLSPESRRHLAYQARSRLNRHIDRVRPGSHAFEVMKRVAVGTYSDGFIHAGNLAYLSLVALFPFFIVAMAVASIFGRSQDGLAAVGNFLDNMPRGVADVIRQPIGEALAARTGPLLWLGGLVGLWTVGSLIETVRDILRRAYGTKSTRSFLHYRLAAIGITLVSVLAVMFSFSLQVIVTAIDEIIHRLFPFADEAIRIITLTKLVPSGILFLSLWSLYWSLTPSRYKDGRFPKWPGAAATTGWWYAVTLLLPPTLGLLGSYDRTYGSLAGVMITLIFFFLVGLGVVIGAELNAALAEFPEEEEGEPAPDDKGNGT; from the coding sequence ATGCCGCAACCTTCGCCCCTTTCGCCTGAATCGCGCCGCCACCTCGCATATCAGGCGCGCAGCCGCCTTAACCGCCATATCGACCGGGTTCGTCCCGGCAGCCACGCCTTCGAAGTCATGAAGCGCGTGGCTGTGGGCACCTATAGCGACGGGTTCATCCATGCCGGGAACCTTGCTTACCTGTCGCTGGTGGCGCTGTTCCCCTTCTTCATCGTGGCGATGGCGGTGGCCAGTATCTTTGGCCGATCGCAGGACGGGCTGGCCGCGGTCGGCAATTTTCTCGACAATATGCCGCGCGGGGTCGCCGACGTCATCCGCCAGCCCATCGGCGAAGCGCTGGCTGCGCGCACCGGGCCGCTGCTCTGGCTGGGCGGCCTTGTGGGGCTGTGGACCGTGGGCAGCCTGATCGAAACCGTGCGTGATATATTGCGCCGCGCCTATGGGACGAAAAGCACGCGTTCCTTCCTCCACTATCGTCTGGCCGCTATCGGTATCACGCTGGTCAGCGTGCTGGCGGTGATGTTCTCCTTCTCGCTTCAGGTCATAGTGACGGCGATAGATGAGATCATCCATCGCCTCTTCCCTTTCGCTGACGAAGCCATCCGCATCATCACGCTGACCAAATTGGTGCCCAGCGGCATCCTCTTCCTTTCGCTCTGGTCGCTTTACTGGTCGCTGACGCCCAGTCGCTACAAGGACGGGCGCTTCCCCAAATGGCCCGGCGCGGCGGCGACGACGGGCTGGTGGTACGCCGTGACGCTGCTGTTGCCGCCGACCCTGGGATTGCTGGGCAGCTATGATCGCACCTATGGCAGTTTGGCTGGCGTGATGATCACCCTCATTTTTTTCTTCCTCGTCGGGCTTGGCGTGGTAATTGGCGCGGAACTCAATGCGGCGCTGGCGGAATTTCCTGAGGAGGAAGAAGGTGAGCCGGCGCCGGACGACAAAGGGAACGGGACATAA
- a CDS encoding DnaJ C-terminal domain-containing protein — MADPYSTLGVARGASEAEIKSAYRKLAKELHPDRNKDNPKAAEKFSSVTNAYDLLSDKDKRARFDRGEIDADGNPTAPFGFGGGGGGGGFRGHPGGGQAGGFEFNGGSADFGDIFEGLFSGGGRRGGGFGRNAPPQKGANAAYRLAVAFVDAATLAPQRITLQDGKTIDLKLPAGVESGTQMRLSGKGQPGPGGAGDAIVTIDVKPHPFFKRDGDNVLLDLPITLDEAVKGGKVKVPTVDGPVMLGVPAGSTSGKTLRLRGKGFTAKDGKRGDQLVTLQIDVPADDPAIKAFVEGWQDSRAVRASMGV; from the coding sequence ATGGCCGATCCCTATTCCACATTGGGCGTCGCACGCGGCGCGAGCGAGGCGGAAATCAAGTCCGCCTATCGCAAGCTCGCCAAGGAACTGCATCCCGACCGGAACAAGGACAATCCGAAGGCGGCGGAGAAATTCTCGTCCGTCACCAATGCCTATGACCTCCTGTCCGACAAGGACAAGCGCGCCCGCTTCGACCGGGGGGAGATCGACGCAGACGGCAACCCGACCGCGCCCTTCGGCTTTGGCGGCGGGGGAGGGGGCGGCGGCTTTCGCGGGCATCCGGGCGGGGGCCAGGCGGGCGGTTTCGAATTTAACGGCGGCAGCGCGGATTTCGGGGATATTTTCGAAGGACTGTTCAGCGGCGGGGGTCGGCGTGGCGGCGGATTCGGCCGCAATGCGCCTCCGCAAAAGGGCGCCAATGCCGCCTATCGTCTGGCGGTGGCCTTCGTCGACGCCGCCACGCTCGCGCCGCAGCGGATCACGCTTCAGGACGGCAAGACCATCGACCTCAAGCTTCCCGCCGGGGTTGAGAGCGGCACGCAGATGCGCCTTTCCGGCAAGGGCCAGCCCGGCCCCGGCGGTGCGGGCGACGCTATCGTCACCATCGACGTGAAGCCGCATCCCTTCTTCAAGCGGGACGGCGACAATGTTCTGCTCGACCTTCCCATCACCCTCGACGAAGCGGTGAAGGGCGGCAAGGTCAAGGTGCCGACGGTCGATGGCCCGGTGATGCTCGGCGTTCCGGCCGGTTCCACTTCCGGCAAGACGCTGCGCCTGCGCGGCAAGGGCTTCACCGCGAAGGACGGCAAGCGCGGCGACCAGCTCGTCACGCTCCAGATAGACGTGCCCGCCGACGATCCGGCGATCAAGGCGTTTGTCGAAGGCTGGCAGGACAGCCGCGCCGTTCGGGCCTCGATGGGCGTTTGA
- the pdxH gene encoding pyridoxamine 5'-phosphate oxidase, translating to MTDPFALFDEWYAQARQSEINDSNAMALATADERGRPSVRMVLLKGHGPDGFVFYTNFEGRKAGELLDNPHAALLFHWKSLRRQVRIEGPVGRVDEAAADAYFATRSRDSQLGAWASDQSQPLPSREVFMARYEEMRARFEGGPVPRPPHWSGFRVKPQRIEFWQDREHRLHERRLFTRHGDEWHEGMLYP from the coding sequence ATGACAGACCCCTTCGCCCTGTTCGATGAATGGTACGCGCAAGCGCGCCAGAGCGAGATCAACGACAGCAACGCCATGGCGCTGGCCACCGCTGACGAACGCGGGCGGCCTTCGGTGCGGATGGTGCTGCTCAAAGGGCATGGGCCAGACGGATTCGTCTTTTACACCAATTTCGAGGGGCGCAAAGCGGGCGAGCTGCTGGACAATCCCCATGCCGCGCTGCTGTTCCATTGGAAGTCGCTGCGGCGGCAGGTCCGGATCGAGGGGCCGGTGGGGCGCGTGGACGAAGCCGCCGCCGACGCCTATTTCGCGACGCGCAGCCGCGACAGCCAGCTTGGCGCATGGGCGTCCGACCAGTCGCAGCCGCTACCTTCGCGAGAGGTGTTCATGGCCCGCTATGAGGAAATGCGCGCCCGGTTCGAGGGCGGGCCGGTGCCGCGCCCGCCGCACTGGTCGGGCTTTCGCGTGAAGCCGCAGCGGATCGAGTTCTGGCAGGACCGCGAGCACCGGCTGCACGAACGCCGCCTGTTCACGCGGCATGGCGATGAATGGCATGAGGGGATGCTGTATCCTTAG
- the queF gene encoding preQ(1) synthase, translating into MTDTPQPIHLGQTSALPQRPEEAVLDYVPNPRPGKPYLVRFTAPEFTSLCPVTGQPDFAHLVIDYAPAATIVESKSLKLFLGAFRNHAAFHEDCTVGIGERLFTEMKPLWLRIGGYWYPRGGIPIDVFWQSGDPPAGMWLPPQDVPGYRGRG; encoded by the coding sequence ATGACCGATACGCCCCAACCGATCCATCTTGGCCAGACCAGCGCGCTGCCCCAGCGCCCGGAAGAGGCCGTCCTCGATTACGTCCCCAATCCCCGCCCGGGAAAGCCCTATCTGGTGCGCTTCACCGCGCCGGAATTTACCTCGCTCTGCCCGGTGACGGGGCAGCCTGACTTCGCCCATCTGGTGATCGACTATGCGCCGGCCGCGACCATCGTCGAATCGAAGTCGCTGAAGCTGTTCCTCGGCGCCTTCCGCAACCATGCCGCCTTCCATGAGGATTGCACCGTCGGCATTGGCGAGCGGCTGTTCACCGAAATGAAGCCGCTCTGGCTCCGCATCGGCGGTTACTGGTATCCGCGCGGAGGCATCCCCATCGACGTGTTCTGGCAATCGGGCGATCCGCCCGCAGGAATGTGGCTCCCGCCGCAGGACGTGCCGGGCTATCGCGGGCGGGGTTGA
- the sseA gene encoding 3-mercaptopyruvate sulfurtransferase, which translates to MDILVSTEWLAGELGKDDLRIVDASLFLPGVPRDPRAEFEQAHIPGAAFLDLPTLADLDDPRAGMLPTDAFMTERCRALGISTDSRIIVYDNSPTHSAARGWWMMRLYGVGKGAAILDGGLPKWVAEGRPTESGAVTPPPGNAVARRATGQVRTMDDLIANVDSRAEAVIDARGAARFTGEEKEPRPGMASGHIPGSRNLPSSALFNADNSMKTGEELRQLFAQAGLDFDRPVITTCGSGVTAAILLAGLELLGKKDVTLYDGSWSEWGLDPATPKATGAA; encoded by the coding sequence ATGGACATATTGGTGTCGACCGAATGGCTGGCCGGGGAACTGGGCAAGGATGATCTGCGGATCGTCGATGCCAGCCTGTTCCTGCCCGGCGTGCCGCGCGACCCCCGCGCCGAGTTCGAGCAGGCGCATATTCCGGGCGCGGCCTTTCTCGACCTGCCGACACTGGCCGACCTTGACGATCCGCGAGCCGGCATGTTGCCGACCGACGCCTTCATGACGGAGCGGTGCCGGGCGCTGGGGATAAGCACCGACAGCCGCATCATCGTCTATGACAACAGCCCCACGCACAGCGCAGCGCGGGGATGGTGGATGATGCGGCTTTATGGCGTGGGCAAGGGGGCCGCGATCCTCGACGGCGGCTTGCCTAAATGGGTGGCGGAGGGGCGTCCGACGGAAAGCGGCGCGGTAACTCCCCCGCCGGGCAATGCGGTGGCGCGGCGCGCGACCGGACAGGTGCGGACGATGGACGATCTGATCGCCAATGTGGACAGCCGCGCCGAAGCGGTGATCGATGCGCGCGGGGCGGCGCGCTTCACCGGCGAGGAGAAGGAACCGCGCCCCGGCATGGCATCGGGACATATTCCCGGCTCGCGCAATCTGCCCTCCTCCGCCCTGTTCAACGCCGACAACAGCATGAAGACGGGCGAGGAATTGCGGCAATTGTTCGCGCAGGCGGGCCTCGATTTCGACCGACCCGTCATCACTACATGCGGTAGCGGCGTGACAGCCGCGATCCTGCTGGCGGGGCTGGAACTACTGGGAAAAAAAGACGTGACGCTGTATGACGGAAGCTGGTCCGAATGGGGCCTCGATCCCGCCACGCCCAAAGCGACCGGCGCGGCATGA
- the metC gene encoding cystathionine beta-lyase, translating into MSGKDDDRKPLTKLAQAGRKAEWTGMPGQPGGIVSPPVWRASTILYDDVAHLRRAAGSSTHERLFYGRKGTPTAWSLADALTEMEPGAAGTMLFPSGVAAIACGLMAVLRPGDQLLMTDSAYDPTRNFCEQILKPFGVETVYYDPTVGAGIAGLLTERTRAIFLESPGSLTFEVQDVPAIVAVAKEKGIVTLIDNTWATPLFFPALGHGVDISILACTKYIVGHSDVMIGSVTASEAWFPKVRQTAYLFGQMTSPDDAWLTSRGLRTLGVRLKQHQESALAIARWLNEQPDVARVLHPALPDCPGHELWARDFSGSSGLFSFILKGGDETARAALIDGLAHFGIGYSWGGFESLALPVDPARYRSATTWEAEGPSVRLHIGLEDPADLIADLDAGLARFRAARG; encoded by the coding sequence ATGAGCGGGAAGGACGATGACCGCAAGCCACTGACCAAGCTGGCGCAGGCGGGCCGTAAGGCCGAATGGACCGGGATGCCGGGGCAGCCGGGCGGCATCGTCAGCCCGCCGGTGTGGCGCGCGTCCACGATCCTGTATGACGATGTGGCGCATCTGCGCCGCGCCGCCGGCTCCAGCACGCATGAGCGGCTGTTCTACGGGCGCAAGGGGACGCCGACCGCATGGAGCCTGGCCGACGCGCTGACCGAGATGGAGCCGGGCGCGGCAGGGACGATGCTCTTTCCCTCCGGCGTGGCGGCCATCGCCTGCGGGCTGATGGCGGTGCTGCGGCCGGGCGATCAGTTGTTGATGACCGACAGCGCTTATGATCCTACGCGCAATTTCTGCGAGCAGATCTTGAAGCCCTTTGGCGTCGAGACGGTCTATTATGATCCGACTGTCGGCGCGGGGATCGCGGGCCTGCTGACGGAGCGGACGCGCGCCATCTTCCTCGAAAGCCCCGGCAGCCTGACCTTCGAAGTGCAGGACGTGCCCGCCATCGTGGCGGTGGCGAAGGAGAAGGGCATCGTCACGCTGATCGACAATACATGGGCGACGCCGCTGTTCTTCCCGGCGCTGGGACATGGAGTGGATATTTCCATCCTCGCCTGCACCAAATATATCGTCGGGCATAGCGACGTGATGATCGGTTCCGTCACCGCCAGTGAGGCTTGGTTTCCCAAGGTCCGGCAGACGGCTTATCTTTTCGGGCAGATGACGAGTCCCGACGACGCATGGCTGACTTCGCGCGGCCTCAGGACGCTGGGCGTGCGGCTGAAGCAGCATCAGGAGAGCGCGTTGGCCATCGCCCGGTGGCTGAATGAGCAGCCCGATGTGGCGCGGGTGCTGCATCCCGCCCTGCCCGATTGTCCGGGACATGAATTGTGGGCGCGGGATTTTTCCGGCTCCTCCGGCCTGTTCAGCTTCATCCTGAAAGGCGGCGATGAGACGGCGCGCGCCGCGCTGATCGACGGGCTTGCCCATTTCGGCATCGGCTATAGCTGGGGCGGCTTTGAGAGCCTGGCCCTGCCGGTCGATCCAGCCCGTTACCGCAGCGCGACGACATGGGAGGCGGAAGGTCCATCCGTGCGCCTGCATATCGGATTGGAAGATCCCGCCGACCTGATCGCGGACCTCGATGCGGGCCTTGCCCGGTTCCGCGCGGCGCGGGGATGA
- a CDS encoding mechanosensitive ion channel family protein → MTPDFSSLLALVPGDAEIVQPLIALGIALLLHLAATAAARLIAPRLREKAAILSEALAGRLRAMLRYALSALFIGFATALWPVDTAPHLVLGIALGLSVALLAAHGLRALAIPVWAVAPLALLLFLTTLSGTNGGLTPVGTMLDAIGIGLGKRRVTLLGLITMAAICVALFAMVRLANRLIGGSIARADGFDPTQKLLAQKLAAIAVVIAAFFIGVDLLGIDLTAFAVFSGALGLAVGFGLQKTFGNLIAGIILLMDRSIKPGDVIVVGDSFGWVNKIGVRAVSVITRDGKEHLIPNENLMTQEVENWSYSDRNVRVRITLGVGFDSDLPLAQQLMLRAAQESHRVLDMPSPTVRLTGFGENRVEHEILVWISDPEEGVGNVRSDVLNRLWLLFRDNGITIPYPQRVIHTTQAPAPPA, encoded by the coding sequence ATGACGCCGGACTTCTCCTCCCTGCTGGCGCTGGTGCCGGGCGATGCGGAGATCGTCCAGCCGCTGATCGCGCTGGGCATCGCGTTGCTGCTGCATCTGGCGGCGACGGCGGCGGCCCGCCTCATCGCGCCGCGGCTGCGGGAAAAGGCGGCGATATTGAGCGAGGCGCTGGCCGGGCGGCTGCGCGCCATGTTGCGCTATGCCCTGTCGGCGCTGTTCATCGGTTTCGCGACCGCGCTCTGGCCAGTGGACACGGCGCCGCATCTGGTGCTGGGAATCGCGCTTGGCCTGTCGGTCGCCCTGCTCGCGGCCCATGGCCTGCGCGCGCTGGCGATACCGGTCTGGGCGGTCGCGCCGCTGGCGCTGCTGCTGTTCCTGACGACCCTGTCGGGCACCAATGGCGGGTTGACGCCGGTGGGGACGATGCTGGATGCGATCGGCATCGGCCTTGGCAAACGGCGAGTGACTCTGCTCGGCCTCATCACCATGGCCGCGATCTGCGTCGCATTGTTCGCCATGGTGCGCCTTGCCAACCGGCTGATCGGGGGCAGCATCGCCCGGGCGGACGGCTTCGATCCCACGCAGAAATTGCTGGCGCAGAAGCTCGCCGCCATCGCCGTGGTGATCGCGGCCTTCTTCATCGGTGTCGACCTGCTGGGGATCGACCTGACTGCCTTTGCCGTCTTTTCCGGCGCGTTGGGCCTGGCGGTCGGCTTCGGCCTGCAAAAAACCTTCGGCAATCTGATCGCGGGCATCATCCTGCTGATGGACCGGTCCATCAAGCCGGGCGACGTGATCGTGGTGGGCGACAGCTTCGGATGGGTGAACAAGATCGGCGTGCGCGCCGTCAGCGTCATCACTCGCGACGGCAAGGAGCATCTGATCCCCAACGAAAACCTGATGACGCAGGAGGTGGAGAACTGGTCCTATTCCGACCGCAATGTCCGCGTCCGCATTACCCTGGGCGTGGGCTTCGACAGCGACCTGCCGCTGGCGCAACAGTTGATGCTGCGCGCCGCGCAGGAAAGCCACCGCGTGCTCGACATGCCCAGCCCCACCGTGCGTCTGACCGGCTTTGGTGAGAATCGTGTGGAGCATGAGATATTGGTGTGGATCAGCGACCCGGAGGAAGGCGTGGGCAATGTCCGGTCGGACGTGCTCAACCGGCTGTGGCTGCTGTTCCGGGACAATGGGATCACCATTCCCTATCCGCAGCGCGTCATTCACACGACGCAGGCGCCCGCGCCGCCCGCGTAA
- a CDS encoding TorF family putative porin gives MRKSILGLSAIALAAFSAPAFAQDEPTPELTVSGSAAVVTDYRFRGVSQTDKRFAIQGGITVTHESGFYVSTWGSSIDDYVANGSDQEIDLIAGYSKTVGAATFDLGVLYYYYPGSGGVNSDFVEPYASVKGTFGPATAKLTVNYAPKTKALTLDGIHKEDNLYVAGDLSASIPNSPVGVSAHLGHSWGPSYLIIGSGKEYTDWSVGATYTWDHLTFGVSYVDTNKNAYSSSGRNIGKAGVVGSVTASF, from the coding sequence ATGCGTAAGTCCATTCTTGGCCTGTCGGCCATTGCTCTTGCCGCGTTTTCGGCACCCGCTTTCGCTCAGGACGAGCCGACACCGGAACTGACCGTCAGCGGCAGCGCCGCCGTCGTCACCGATTATCGTTTCCGTGGCGTATCCCAGACCGACAAGCGTTTCGCCATCCAGGGCGGCATCACCGTCACCCATGAATCGGGCTTCTATGTGTCGACCTGGGGTTCCTCCATCGACGATTATGTCGCCAATGGCAGCGACCAGGAAATCGACCTGATCGCGGGCTATTCCAAGACGGTGGGCGCGGCGACCTTCGACCTGGGCGTCCTTTATTATTACTATCCCGGTTCGGGCGGCGTTAACAGCGACTTTGTCGAACCCTATGCGTCGGTGAAGGGCACTTTCGGCCCCGCCACCGCGAAGCTGACCGTCAACTATGCGCCCAAGACCAAGGCGCTGACGCTGGATGGCATCCACAAGGAAGACAATCTCTACGTCGCGGGCGACCTGTCGGCCAGCATACCCAATTCGCCGGTGGGCGTGTCGGCCCATCTGGGCCATAGCTGGGGACCGAGCTACCTCATCATCGGCAGCGGCAAGGAATATACCGACTGGAGCGTGGGCGCGACCTACACCTGGGATCACCTGACCTTCGGCGTCAGCTATGTCGACACCAACAAGAACGCCTATTCGTCCAGCGGCCGCAATATCGGCAAGGCCGGCGTGGTCGGATCGGTCACCGCGTCCTTCTGA
- the lgt gene encoding prolipoprotein diacylglyceryl transferase, which yields MILDIAATAASAIRFDDLGLSPVALDLGFFTLKWYSLAYLAGILIGYWYLLKLVAQPGSPMARRHADDMIFYATLGIIIGGRLAYVVFYQPEILRHPLDILKLWNGGMSFHGGVVGVSLGILYLARKEGLSWLRVHDYVACCVPFGLFFGRLANFVNGELWGKETDVPWAMIFPTGGPFPRHPSQLYEALLEGVLLFAILAYAFWKTQARYKPGMLVGLFLFFYGLFRFGVEFFREADAQLMEFAARTGLHMGQWLCVPMILGGLYLIVTAKGRRVRVEPIAGSASVS from the coding sequence TTGATCCTGGACATCGCCGCCACCGCCGCCAGCGCCATTCGCTTTGACGATCTGGGCCTCAGCCCTGTGGCACTCGACCTCGGCTTCTTCACGCTGAAATGGTACAGCCTCGCCTATCTGGCGGGCATATTGATCGGCTACTGGTATCTGCTGAAGCTGGTGGCGCAGCCCGGATCGCCCATGGCGCGCCGTCATGCCGACGACATGATCTTCTATGCGACACTGGGCATCATCATCGGCGGGCGACTGGCCTATGTGGTCTTCTACCAGCCCGAAATCCTGCGGCATCCGCTCGACATTCTCAAGCTGTGGAATGGCGGCATGTCCTTCCATGGCGGGGTGGTCGGCGTGTCGCTGGGCATCCTCTATCTGGCTCGCAAGGAAGGGCTGAGCTGGTTGCGGGTGCATGATTATGTCGCCTGCTGCGTGCCCTTCGGCCTGTTCTTCGGGCGGCTCGCCAATTTCGTGAACGGGGAGCTGTGGGGCAAGGAAACCGATGTGCCCTGGGCCATGATCTTTCCCACAGGCGGCCCCTTCCCTCGCCATCCCAGCCAGCTTTATGAGGCGCTTCTGGAAGGCGTCCTTCTGTTCGCCATCCTCGCCTATGCCTTCTGGAAGACCCAAGCGCGCTACAAGCCGGGGATGCTGGTCGGCCTGTTCCTCTTCTTCTACGGCCTGTTCCGCTTCGGCGTGGAGTTCTTCCGCGAGGCCGACGCGCAACTGATGGAGTTCGCTGCGCGCACCGGCCTGCACATGGGCCAGTGGCTGTGCGTGCCGATGATCCTGGGCGGGCTTTACCTGATCGTCACCGCCAAAGGACGGCGCGTGCGCGTCGAACCGATCGCGGGCAGCGCGAGTGTCAGCTGA
- a CDS encoding class I SAM-dependent methyltransferase, with translation MSADELPLSERLARQIEAGGPISIAHFMGEANQHYYATRDPLGLEGDFTTAPEISQMFGELIGLCLADVWMRSGRRPGALYAELGPGRGTLAADALRAMERAAFAPRLHFVETSPVLRERQRALLPHIVHHDSIEQLPEQGPLLVVANEFFDALPVRQSIRVNDEWRERVVLASRGEDGIRFVPAVGYRRIESDMPAIAATADDGHVIETPLAGATAAFSLANRIAKQGGAAIIIDYGYEGPAIGDTLQAVRDHKFADPFTDPGEVDLTTHVDFTMIGNMARQAGLRVLGPVGQGAFLGELGIDARAAQLAEASPERAEEVEAARLRLTSPDAMGTLFKAMAWVHPDWAAPAGFGV, from the coding sequence GTGTCAGCTGACGAACTGCCGCTGAGCGAACGGCTCGCCCGGCAGATCGAGGCGGGCGGGCCGATCTCCATCGCGCATTTCATGGGCGAGGCAAACCAGCATTATTATGCGACCCGTGATCCGCTGGGTCTGGAGGGCGATTTCACTACGGCGCCGGAAATCAGCCAAATGTTCGGCGAATTGATCGGCCTGTGCCTTGCCGATGTGTGGATGCGGTCGGGGCGGCGTCCGGGGGCGCTCTATGCGGAACTGGGGCCGGGACGCGGGACGCTGGCGGCCGATGCGCTCCGCGCGATGGAGCGGGCCGCCTTCGCCCCGCGTCTGCATTTCGTGGAAACCAGCCCCGTGCTGCGCGAGCGGCAGAGGGCGCTGCTGCCCCATATCGTCCATCATGACAGCATAGAGCAACTGCCCGAACAGGGACCGTTGCTGGTGGTCGCCAATGAATTTTTCGACGCCCTGCCCGTCCGCCAGTCAATCCGCGTCAATGACGAATGGCGCGAGCGGGTCGTGCTGGCCAGCAGAGGGGAGGATGGCATCCGCTTCGTTCCGGCCGTCGGCTATCGCCGTATCGAATCAGACATGCCCGCCATCGCCGCCACGGCGGACGACGGGCATGTCATCGAAACACCGCTGGCGGGCGCCACGGCCGCCTTCAGCCTGGCCAACCGTATCGCAAAACAGGGCGGCGCGGCGATCATCATCGACTATGGCTATGAAGGCCCGGCCATTGGCGACACGTTACAGGCGGTGCGCGATCACAAGTTCGCCGACCCCTTCACCGATCCGGGCGAAGTGGACCTGACCACCCATGTGGATTTCACCATGATCGGCAATATGGCGCGGCAGGCGGGGTTGCGCGTACTGGGACCGGTGGGTCAGGGCGCGTTTCTCGGCGAGCTGGGCATCGACGCCCGCGCCGCGCAACTGGCGGAGGCCAGCCCGGAGCGCGCCGAGGAGGTGGAAGCCGCCCGCCTGCGCCTGACATCCCCGGACGCGATGGGCACGTTGTTCAAAGCCATGGCGTGGGTTCATCCCGACTGGGCCGCCCCGGCGGGGTTTGGCGTCTAA